The following DNA comes from Candidatus Cybelea sp..
CGGCACACTGTATCGACGGCGCCACGTATCCGCGAACGCGCAGACTCGCCGTCAGGCTCGGCGACCGCGTTCGGCTGCGCATCCTCAATGCGAGTCCGACCGAGACACGCTACGTTAGCCTCGCCGGGCATCGCTTCACGGTTACCCACAGCGACGGGAATCGCCTTGAGTCACCGATTGCGGTCGACGCCCTGCGAATCGGCGTCGGCGAACGCTACGACGCCTACTTCGAAGTGAGAAAGCCCGGTGCGTTCTTGCTTCAGGGCCTCACGGGGGGGCCGGCCCCGCACCAACAGGCGGCACTCTTTTACACCGAAGGGATGGAAAACGCACAGCCGGCGGAGAGTCCGCAGACGCTAGTCGGCGTCGATTATTTCACCTACGAAAAGGCGGCGGGCGGGGCGGCCGCCCCGTCGGCCGAAACGCTTGGATCGTTGCGATACGAGTTCACGCTTGGGGGCGGCGCGTGGGGCAGCAATCGCTGGACGATCAACGGGGCGACATGGCCCGATACGCCAAAAATTCTCGTACGACGCGGCGACCGCGTCTCGGTGCACTTCAAAAATACCACCGATATGGAGCATCCGATGCACCTGCACGGCCATGCGTTCGAGCTCGTCGAGGTAGGTGGAACGTGGCTTGCACGGCCGCTTTCGAAAGATGTCTCCATCGTACCGGCTAATGGGGGGACGACGACGTGGCGATTCACCGCAAACTCGCTGTCCGGACGCTGGCTGCTGCACTGCCATAACGAGATACATGCGATGGACGGGATGATGACCGAGGTGAGATATGAATCCTGAGCGGCCTGCCGGTTATCGCCGCCTCCTCATCGGCGCTATCGTCTTGGGAGCTCTGATCCTTATCGCATTCGTCTTTTATATCTCGATCGGCTCGGACTAAAAGCGCGCACTCCTCGAGCGTCCTAGACTCCCAGCATTGATGCCTCTGCCGCGCTGCGATAGGCATTGAGAACGTCCCGTCGCGTGACGACCCCCATGAAGGCTCCGCTCTTTGGATCGACGACGGGCAGCAGAGGCGTCCGAGGGTCGGCCATCGAGATTGCGGCCTTCTCTAAGCTGTCCGTGGAGGAGAGGGTCACCGTCGGCGGGCGGCCGAGCTCGTCGATTCTAAGCTCGCCGTCCGACCCTTGAGCGAGGCTCACCGCAATTTCGGAGACCGCGACCAAACCAACGAAACGGCCCTTCGCGACGAGGGGAATGGCTAGCTCGTCGGTATCCCGAAGCCGCGCCGCGACCTCGCGTACCGTTTCGCCGCTTTGCGCGATCACGGGAGCCTGGCGCTCGACGGCGCTCACGCGAACGCGCGAAAAGAATCCAGGATTACGAGCGCGCATCCAATCGATCCCCTGACGAATAAGCTTCATCTCATAAATGGTGTGCCCGAGCAGTCTCCGGCCGAGCAGCGTTGCGATCACCGTGCTGACCATCAGCGGCAAAATGATCGTGTAGTCGCTCGACATCTCGAAGACGATCATGATCGACGTGATGGGTGCCTCCGCTGCGGCCGCAAAAACTGCCGCCATTGCGACGAGGCCGTAGGCGGCGGCGCTGGCAGTCCAGCTCGGAAACGCCGCATGAGCAAGAGTTCCGAACGCGTCGCCGAGCATCGCGCCGGTAAACAGCGAGGGCGCGAAGATCCCGCCGCTGCCGCCGGCCCCCAGCGTCAGCGACGTTGCAACCGGTTTCAGCGCCGCAAGCGCGAGCGCGTGCAGCGCTGGAACGTGTTGCGATAGGACCGCGTCGACGCTGTCGTAGCCTACGCCGAAGACCTGCGGATACCGAATGCCGATGATGCCCACGATGCCGAAACCGGCGGCCGCCTTTACCCAGCTTGTAATGCGCCACGCGTCGAAGCGGTCTTCGACGTAATAGAGCAGTTTTACAAAGCCAGCCGCCCAGAGGGCGGCAACGATGCCGAGTAAGGCGTAAAGCGCGAGCTCGGCCGGCGAGACGAGATAGAACGCCGATGCGGTGAAGGAGGGATGATTGCCAAAAAACGAGCGTCCGATGACTGCAGCGACCACGCTCGCGACGACGATCGACGCAAACGAACGAGGTTCGAACCGGCCGAGAATAACTTCCGATGCGAAAAAGACGCCGCCGATTGGCGCGTTGAACGTCGCGGAGATGCCGCTTGCCGCGCCGCACGCGACGAGCGTCCGGACAATGGGCGACGGAGCGCGGCAGATTTGGCCGAGGACGGAGCCGATGGCCGAGCCGATCTGTACGATCGGCCCTTCGCGCCCGCAGCTCCCGCCGAAGCCGATACACGTGGCCGAAGCCAAGCTTTTCACCGCGATGACGCGCGGCCGTATTATGCCGGCCCGCAATGCCACCGCGGCCATGACCTCGGGAACGCCGTGGCCTTTCGCTTCCTTTGCAAACCGCCAGACGATGAAGCTCGTAATGATTCCGCCGGCGATGAGAACCGGCACGACGTTTGCGCGTCCCAGAAATGACAGGGCCGGCGCGATGACACCCATCGCCAGGCGGGACTCGCCGAAGATGAGGTACCGGAAGCCGACAGCACCGAGACCACCACCCAGCCCGACGACGACTGCAGCGAGCAGCAAGAATGTGCTCTGGGATAGCGACAAGCGCCCAAACTCGAAGCGGTAGCCGCGTGTGGTTTCGACGTATCGAGCCGTTGGCAGCTGCAGCTCGATGGGCCCGAGATTAACGGTCATTGCGGTTACTTCCCCAAGGCGCCCCACGTTGCTTTATGTGATATCAAAATTAAAGTTAGCACCGGTGAAAGCCGAAAACACGGGGTAAAAACCTTTGACGATGTTGAACTTCGGTCCCGACATTTGGATTTGCGATGGACCCATCGTGCGTGTTATGGGCATTCCATTACCTACACGAATGGTCGTCGTTAAACTCGGCGACGGTTCGCTGTGGGTCAACTCTCCGGTCGCAATCTCCGAAAACGAACTGGCGCGGCTTACCGAAATCGGACCGGTGAGGTATCTCGTGGCGCCGACGCCCCTTCACGTCTGGCGGCTGCAGTCGTGGGCAACGCTTTTTCCGTCGGCGCAGCTGTGGGGGCCGCGTAGCGCTCCGCCGTCAGATTGGGCCGACGACTTGGACCAAGTCGTCTTCCGGGGAAACCTCTTCTTAGAGGAGGTTGAGTTCTTTCATTTCAAATCGCGCACGCTAATATTCGCCGACTTCATCCAGAACTATCCTCCCGATCGAAGCCGGCCATTAACCCTGCGGGTACAACGGCTCGCGGGTGTCTCTGGAGTCGGCGTGCCGATCGACGTGCGGCTTTCATTCGTCAACCGGGAACTCGCGCGATCGTCGGTTGCCAAAATGCTTTCTTGGGACTTCGAACAGCTCGTCGTCGCACACGGCGATCCGGTGGAGTTTGAGGCGAAGACGCAGGTTCGGCGCGCGTTTGCGTTTCTGGGTTCTTGAGCCGACCGCGTCCTTGCGCTAGCCGCCCACCAGGATCATCAGTCCGACGACCATTGCCGTGGTAACGACCTTGAGGGACAGCGATTTTTGCTCGGCGCGCGAAAGAGCGAGCCGCGCCGCGAATCTGTCCGCGATCGTTTGCGGCGGATCGTGGTGCTCCTCCAAATCCGAAATGAAGGCGACGGTCTCTTCGGCCTCGCGAACGCGGTTTGCGCATTCCAAGCAGGCCCGCACGTGACGCTCGACGGCGGCTCTCTCTTGGTCGTCAAGAGAACCCAATACGTAAAGCTCGGCGAGTTCGCCGATGTGAGCGCTCACGTTGTGACCCTCGCTTTAAGGGCCTTGCCTAAACGTCGCAGGCCGAGCGAGATTCGGCTCTTCGCCGTTCCCAGGGGAAGCCCGAGGTCGGCGGCGATTTCGGCGTGGGTCTTCCCAAGAAAATAGGAAAGTATCAGCGGCGCCCGCTGTTCCTCCGGCAGACTCTTGAATGCATCGTACAGTCGCCGGTTCTCGACGTAGTCTTCGACGGAAATCTCTCGATCGGCAAATGGCGCCCCTTGCACGTTCTGGGCGAGTTTGGTGAGCCGTGCGCTCGCGCGCCGCTGCGAAATGGCCTGGTTGCGAACGCAGGCGACGAGAAAGCTTCGAAGCGCCCCCCGCTGGGCATCGTACGTAACCCGCTTCGCCCAAACACGGATCAGCGCATCGTGCACGCAGTCCTGCGCGTCGTCGGAATTCCGCAGCACGTTGTATGCGACGGAGAAGAGAAGCGAATGGTAACGGGCGTAGGTGCCGTCGAGCGCCCAGGCCTCGCGGCGAGCGAAGGCATCTTCTAGGCTCCGGTCCAGGGCTGCGTCCCGCAACCCTTCCGGCGAAGAAGCCCGGCTTGGGTCGAAGGCTCCCGTGCTCATCACGTGCGTGATACGCTCGACGGGACAGTTTGGATTAGGGATTGGAGGCCGACCTTGATCCGCTAGAGCCTGGCGGGCGTGCGAGTCTCGCCAGCGCCCCCGGCGCCCCTGGAACGGCTGATTGAAAAGAGGCGACATGCGATCGGCGATCCTCCACGGGACTTCTCCGACGAGCGCGCGCCTTTCCCTGTATTGCCGGCACCCCGATCAATACGAAAACTGTTGGAGCTGATTGGGAGTGGGACCATTGACCCACCCAAGCCTCAGGGCGGGATCGACGGCGATCTTCGGCAGCGGCAGCGACGAGCCGGCAAACGCGAAGCCCCCGAGACTCTCGGTGAGATCGCCCTTCTCGTTGTAAACGTAGATGCTGCTGCCCCCGCTCGTGCTGGAAATGGGTTGCGCGACGAGAAAGAGCCGGTTCTCCGCATCGCTGGTCACGGCCGTGCCGCTGTTGAGTTGACTCCCCGGCCCGGTGTCGGGAAGCTGCACGGAAAATCCGGTCTTCTTTGCGAGGTCGTAGAATTCGACTTGGGCGTTGAGTTCCGTCGTCGTACACGCAAGCCGGGTTTTCGAATCTACCGCAAGACCGTTGACGGCCCCGGCCCCATACGGCCCGTTATCGACGCCGGAAAAAACGGTGATCTTTTTGTTCTTCAAATTGACCAGAGTATTGATCGGTGCGCCGCTGCCGGACTGACCCGCTAAGACCGCTTCATCGGCAGACGTATCTTCAGCTATTGCTTCGCCGGTGTACTTAAGATGAATAGCGTTTAAGAACTCGTTCGTAGCGCTATCCCAGACGTAAAGCCAGGGCACGTCTTTCGAGAACGCGCTGCGAAAGACCACCGATACCTGCGTGCTGGTGGCCTGATTCGCCGCCTGCTGATAAAGCACGGAATCCTGCACGCGGGGCGGGTTCCAGCGCCCGGTTATCTTCTTGCCCTTCACGGGATTCAGGAGAAAGAATTTGTCGTTGCGCGAAATGTTGTTAAGGCGCACGCGTTGCTCGTCCACGAAGCCGACGTCATCTCCGACGATTCCGAAGGTCTCGAAATCCTCGTTTGGAGATGAGTTCAGCGTTTTAACGATCTTCGTAATTTTGCCCGACTTGAGGTCGAACGTCTCGATCGCGGATTTGAGCTTACTTCCTTGAGCTCGGGCCTCCGACAGGAGGCCGTCCGTTCCGTGTTGGTCGATGTCGAACCCTAAGATTTGACCGCCGTAGGCAGACGACAGCACCTTCCCGAGGCCGCCCGTGTGACCGGCGGGGTTGCCGCGCAGCGTCGGGGGGAGCGCCCCGTTCGAAGAGTCGATCGCGCTTTGCGAACTGCAGCTCGCGACGAGCACTGCGAGAACTGGGATGACGAAAAGACGACTGCCTGCACGCATCGGTTTATCCTTATCGGCTCCTCGCGGCGACCATTCGAGCCGCAGGTGCCCATCGTACGCTCCCCGAGCGTCGTTGGATTACCGAAAGGAGCTTACTACCCGGTCAACCTGGTGAACGGGCCTCCAGCCGCCGTGATCCATACCCCAAAAGCAGAGCGCTTTGACGACGGGTTCGAGCGTCCGTCTTGCGGCAAAAAGCATTATACCTCAGACTAGAGCCGTTGGAGGGACGATGGTACTTCGAGCATTGCTTCTAGCCTTTGGGGTTGCGGCGGTAGGAGCGCTGATGCCGGCGTCGGCGCAGAGCTTCCGCGTCGCTCATCCGCAGCTCGGCGTGATTATCTCCGACCAGAATGGGAAAACGGTCGGCGAAGTCGCCGAGATCCTCAACGCCGTTGCAGCCCGCCAGCAAGTGGCGTTCACGTTCGTGCCGCTTGCGGGCACCACCGCGCAGACGCTCGAGAGCGGTGCTGCCGACGCCGTCGCTCCGTTCCTGGCCACGCCCGAAGCCTCGGAGCGCTACGATTTCACGGCAACGCTGATGACAACCGGCGGCGGCCTATTCGTCCGAGCCGGCGCCACGGCCCCGAGCGATCTCCGAATGCTCGCCGGTAAAACCGTTGTGACGCCGAGCTTCGGCCCGTTCGTAAGTTACATCCACAAGAACTTTCCGGACGTGAACGTCGTCACGGCAGCGAGCTACGAGGAAAGCCTCGACCGCGTGCTCGCAGGTCAAGCCGACGCTGCCGCACTGAACGTTGCGGAGGGCGCATCGGTCGTCGCTCGAGCGTACGCCGGAAAGGTCGCCGAACCCACGGCGGCGTTCATGGAAGAATCGCTTGTTCTCGCGGTGTTAAAAGGGCATCAGCCGGAACTCGTCCGGCGAGTCGACGCCGGGCTGGCTGCGATCCGCGCCGACGGCACGCTGCAACGCATCGAAGATAAATGGGCACGCTCGCCGCGCTCCTAGCCGGCCTCCGCAGCGCTTTAAGACGAAAAAAACTTTGAAGGTCACCAAGCCCCCAGATTGGCTTCAGACTTTCTTCACCCGCCCTGGGTATTCTCGCTCCAATTCTTGCGTGATGCTTGCCCAAGGCTTACGGAGGAAAAGCTATGTCGCGTCAAGCCGCAATCGTAATGGTCTCATTGCTCCTCGCCGCTTGCCAAGGAATGAGCTCGCTGCCGGGATCGGAGGCGGCGAGGCCCGCTCTGCCGGGTGACCGCCCGGCGGCGGAGCCGCCCAATCCCGTCTGCGGCTACCTCGAGTTCTTTCCGCCGCTTCACCCGTCGGGCGGATCGCAGCGCGTACCACACATCGTTGGCAGTCGCGAACTCTCGGGCAGCTTTCAGTACGCGGCCTTCCACTGGAGGGCCCGAGTGAAATCGCTCACGGAAAGCTGTCCGCCCGACACCGACTACCTGCCCGTGCCCAACGGCTATACCGCCGATTGGTTCGGCGTCTGGTCGTTGGTTTGTCGCAGCGGTTGCGGCGGCCTTACCTTCGAACCCGCGCAGCTGTCCGGTGCGATCGAGTCGAGTACCTGGATCGAGGGCACGAACTACTTCCTCTACGTCTACACCGGCGAGACGAAGCAGTTTCTCGAATCGTATGCGATTGGACCGGTCACGACGGATAAGCGTGGTAAGCCGGTACTCAACTTCGCCTCCCCGTTCGAGAATCGGTTCGTCTACCCGGCAAACGACGACGTCGGACTCGAGATCGTGCATCCGACTCCCGTAACCCACGGGCCCGCACTCTAGCGCTCGCGCAGCAGTTCCGCCGCGATCGCTTGGGGCAGCGCCCGCACCGTGCTCTCGAGCGATGCCATCTTTTCCGCAACCGACGCCAGCGATTCGCGCAGAGCGGCGATCGAATCGTCGCGATGCATCGAGAGGCCGTCCAACGCGGAGCCGACGCTCTGCGCGAGCGCGCTGAGTGCTTGTACTTCGTCCGGCGCGTAGGCTTCTCCAGCGGCGCGCTCGCCTAAGAGCAATACGCCCAGCAGTCGCCCGCGAGCCAGCATCGGAAGTGCAAGCGCTCCCGGCAGCGCGGTGGAGTAATGGTGCGGGTCGAGTGGCTGACGCCACGCTTTTAACGCCAGGATCGCCCCGTCGTTCTCGCTTACCGCAGCGGGCACGCCGTTTCCGTAGGAACGCGCTGCAGTATAGGCTCCCGCACCGTCGAGGAGGATGGCTCCAGTGCGCGCATCGGTATGCCGTTGCACCGTTTCGATCGCCCGATCGACGAGGTCACCCGAATCGGTAACATAGGCCGCCTCTCGCGAAAAATCGAGCAGCGCTCGCTCGTCCTCGCGCCGCTTCCAGAAAAACAGCGTTTCGATAAACGTGTCGACGCGCTTGTGGATGTAGTCTAACGACAGGCCGAGGGCGAGCGCCAATGCGCCGTTAGCAATCAATCCCGTCGTATGGCTCACGTTCGCGACAGCTGAGCCCAGCAGCCACTCGAGAAGCACGAACGCCGCGACCACGATCAGCGACACTGTCGCCACAACCAGCGTGCGGCTGACGACGAACTCCAAATCGAGTACGCGACGCTTGAGCAACGCGAAGGTCACCGCACCGGCGCCGAGCAGAAGCATGCCGTTCGAAACGGCACTGAGCAGCATGTACACGACCCATGATGCCGCAAACTGTTCGAGGATCGTCGCCAGCGCCGATGCGGTGAGCGCGAGGGGAAGCGGCAGGAGCAGCCACGCGGCTCGTGCGCGTTCGGCCTACGGCGTCGTGGCCGTCGCGACGGCGGCGCAGATCGTCGCCATGACGAATATCGCGACGCCCAGCACCTGCCAGAGCATTCCGTTGACGAAGGCCAGCGGGTCGACCGAGAGATTGAGCAGACCGACCGTTGCCGCGACGTATCCGGCGAGCGTAAGTGCCGCCGCAGCGATCGCCGCTGCCTCGATGCCGGCTCGCCATCGCGATCGCACGCCGAACGTCGCGGCGAGCGCCACGGGGAGCAGCGCTTGCGCGCATACGACGACGCCCAAGAACGCATACTTCAATGCGCTCAGCGTACCGTTGGGCACGGCCGATGCCAGCGGCCCGATCGTCTCGGCGCAAATCGCGAGCAGCGTCAGACAGAGGTAGCGGCCCTCGCGCGTCTGCCAGCGGCGCAGCGCGATGAGGAAAGCGCAGGCCAGTGCGAGCAGATACGCGAGCATCGCGAGGACGGTATTCGGTACTTTAATCGCGACGTCGCCCTCATAGACCGTGCTCGCGCGAACCTGCACGGTGAACGTTTTGCCGGCCCGGTGAACGCGGACCGTCGCGGGTTTCAACGTCATCGGCTGAAAGACGATGCTGGTGCGGTCGTAGAGGCCGTGCTCGCGCAGATCGACGCGATCGCCGTCGCGGATTCCGGCCTGCGCCGCGGCACCGCCGGCGACAACCTGCGTGGCTTGTCCGACAAACGGCCGGCCGGTCAGCGCCACGACGTCGTCCCAATAGCCGAACCACGGCGTTCCGCCGAGACCAAAGTTGTCGATGACCGAGCAGAGAAACACGATCGAGACGAGCGCGCAGGTCGCGAGCAAACCCCACTTCCAACGCTCGCCGCTCATGGGTTGAGCTACTCCGGCGGGCGGCGTCCTACCTGGAGGCCGCTTTAGGGTCTCGGCGGCCGATGCCGGTTTGAGGGGCTCGTGATGTGTGCGGAGTTATTCCACGGCGACCACGAGTCTCTCGGGCCGTGATGATGCCGCGGAACGAACGAGTGCTTGTTCGCGCGAACGCGTTTGCGCAGGATCTGCGCCTGCCCCGGCAACGCCCAGGCCGTGATCGTGCCGTCGGCCGCGCTCACGTACGCCATGCCGTTTGCGATAACCGTGCCGACGTTCCCCCAGCTCGATAGCGGCTCGGTCCACAGCAGGGTTCCCGATGTTGCGCTGAACGCGTATTCGGTGTCGCCGGTATAGTTGCCGACGTACACGACGCCGTTAGCGATCGAGATGGGCGAACGCGGCGTCTGGTCTCCGCCGGCGCCATCGGGGCCGAAGCTCGCGGCCCAGGCCGGAGTCGGATTCAGCGTGCAGTTGCTCTGCAAGCTAAACGCGGCGAGACCCGGTTGGTACGGTCCGTCGGTCGAAGGCATTCCGACGTAGACGTACCGCGTGGCCGGATCGTACGCCGGGACGCCGACGAAGCTGGCGTTGTCGGTCGGAACCGACATCGCGAGGTACTGAACCGGCCCCGAGCTGATCGTCGACTCGTCGTAAAGTTCGAACATCCCCGATTTGTTGATCGCCGCGACGAGCGTCGGACAGCCGGGCGGCTGGAAAATCAGCGGCGTCGCGCCGAAATCGAAGTCGTCGTCTCCGACGACGCTCGGGATGTTCGTCGGATAGTTATTCGCCAAGACGGTGCCAAGCGTGGGTGAGAGGGCCAGCACCTGCTCGGCATACGT
Coding sequences within:
- a CDS encoding multicopper oxidase family protein translates to MIRKAFLKSGMSAMAAAAILPRTHQALASEVISYTLTSAPLKFSPSPGLAFAGLAYNGSIPGPVLRAAYGQRVRIRYVSRVAIPTSVHWHGMILPNAMDGVASVTQPPVLENGEFLYEFTAGPPGTRWYHDHAFHMGLSRGLFGMFVVDDPSDEPADREFALVFHDVPQWSTVDAAERGISGVPMTMLPGSPEALAMTAMRSSHKMGDEVAYAAHCIDGATYPRTRRLAVRLGDRVRLRILNASPTETRYVSLAGHRFTVTHSDGNRLESPIAVDALRIGVGERYDAYFEVRKPGAFLLQGLTGGPAPHQQAALFYTEGMENAQPAESPQTLVGVDYFTYEKAAGGAAAPSAETLGSLRYEFTLGGGAWGSNRWTINGATWPDTPKILVRRGDRVSVHFKNTTDMEHPMHLHGHAFELVEVGGTWLARPLSKDVSIVPANGGTTTWRFTANSLSGRWLLHCHNEIHAMDGMMTEVRYES
- a CDS encoding chloride channel protein yields the protein MTVNLGPIELQLPTARYVETTRGYRFEFGRLSLSQSTFLLLAAVVVGLGGGLGAVGFRYLIFGESRLAMGVIAPALSFLGRANVVPVLIAGGIITSFIVWRFAKEAKGHGVPEVMAAVALRAGIIRPRVIAVKSLASATCIGFGGSCGREGPIVQIGSAIGSVLGQICRAPSPIVRTLVACGAASGISATFNAPIGGVFFASEVILGRFEPRSFASIVVASVVAAVIGRSFFGNHPSFTASAFYLVSPAELALYALLGIVAALWAAGFVKLLYYVEDRFDAWRITSWVKAAAGFGIVGIIGIRYPQVFGVGYDSVDAVLSQHVPALHALALAALKPVATSLTLGAGGSGGIFAPSLFTGAMLGDAFGTLAHAAFPSWTASAAAYGLVAMAAVFAAAAEAPITSIMIVFEMSSDYTIILPLMVSTVIATLLGRRLLGHTIYEMKLIRQGIDWMRARNPGFFSRVRVSAVERQAPVIAQSGETVREVAARLRDTDELAIPLVAKGRFVGLVAVSEIAVSLAQGSDGELRIDELGRPPTVTLSSTDSLEKAAISMADPRTPLLPVVDPKSGAFMGVVTRRDVLNAYRSAAEASMLGV
- a CDS encoding DUF4336 domain-containing protein, translating into MGIPLPTRMVVVKLGDGSLWVNSPVAISENELARLTEIGPVRYLVAPTPLHVWRLQSWATLFPSAQLWGPRSAPPSDWADDLDQVVFRGNLFLEEVEFFHFKSRTLIFADFIQNYPPDRSRPLTLRVQRLAGVSGVGVPIDVRLSFVNRELARSSVAKMLSWDFEQLVVAHGDPVEFEAKTQVRRAFAFLGS
- a CDS encoding zf-HC2 domain-containing protein; this encodes MSAHIGELAELYVLGSLDDQERAAVERHVRACLECANRVREAEETVAFISDLEEHHDPPQTIADRFAARLALSRAEQKSLSLKVVTTAMVVGLMILVGG
- a CDS encoding RNA polymerase sigma factor; this encodes MSTGAFDPSRASSPEGLRDAALDRSLEDAFARREAWALDGTYARYHSLLFSVAYNVLRNSDDAQDCVHDALIRVWAKRVTYDAQRGALRSFLVACVRNQAISQRRASARLTKLAQNVQGAPFADREISVEDYVENRRLYDAFKSLPEEQRAPLILSYFLGKTHAEIAADLGLPLGTAKSRISLGLRRLGKALKARVTT
- a CDS encoding transporter substrate-binding domain-containing protein, which produces MVLRALLLAFGVAAVGALMPASAQSFRVAHPQLGVIISDQNGKTVGEVAEILNAVAARQQVAFTFVPLAGTTAQTLESGAADAVAPFLATPEASERYDFTATLMTTGGGLFVRAGATAPSDLRMLAGKTVVTPSFGPFVSYIHKNFPDVNVVTAASYEESLDRVLAGQADAAALNVAEGASVVARAYAGKVAEPTAAFMEESLVLAVLKGHQPELVRRVDAGLAAIRADGTLQRIEDKWARSPRS
- a CDS encoding GAF domain-containing protein, whose amino-acid sequence is MLLSAVSNGMLLLGAGAVTFALLKRRVLDLEFVVSRTLVVATVSLIVVAAFVLLEWLLGSAVANVSHTTGLIANGALALALGLSLDYIHKRVDTFIETLFFWKRREDERALLDFSREAAYVTDSGDLVDRAIETVQRHTDARTGAILLDGAGAYTAARSYGNGVPAAVSENDGAILALKAWRQPLDPHHYSTALPGALALPMLARGRLLGVLLLGERAAGEAYAPDEVQALSALAQSVGSALDGLSMHRDDSIAALRESLASVAEKMASLESTVRALPQAIAAELLRER